Proteins encoded in a region of the Vicia villosa cultivar HV-30 ecotype Madison, WI linkage group LG5, Vvil1.0, whole genome shotgun sequence genome:
- the LOC131601823 gene encoding vesicle-associated membrane protein 714-like, whose amino-acid sequence MAILYALVARGTVVLAEFSAVTGNTGAVARRLLEKLPTESDSRLCFSQDRYIFHILRSDGLAFLCMANDTFGRRIPFSYLEDIQMRFMKNYSRVANYAPAYAMNDEFSRVLHQQMEFFSSNSSADTLNRVRSEVGEIHTIMVDNIEKILERGDRIELLVDKTATMQDSSFHFRKQSKRLRRALWMKNFKLLALLTGLIVLVLYLIIAACCGGITLASCRS is encoded by the exons ATGGCGATCCTCTATGCTTTGGTTGCCAGAGGCACGGTGGTTTTGGCGGAGTTCAGTGCCGTCACCGGTAACACAGGCGCCGTCGCTCGTCGCTTACTCGAGAAGCTTCCAACTGAATCGGATTCCAGACTTTGCTTCTCTCAAGATAGATATATCTTTCACATACTCCGATCCGATGGCCTCGCTTTCCTTTGTATGGCCAACGACACCTTCGGAA GGAGAATCCCTTTCTCATACTTGGAAGATATCCAAATGAGGTTTATGAAGAACTACAGCAGAGTTGCCAATTATGCACCAGCTTATGCAATGAATGATGAGTTTTCAAGGGTTTTGCATCAGCAAATGGAGTTTTTTTCTAGTAATTCCAGTGCTGATACCCTCAATCGCGTGAGGAGTGAAGTTGGCGAG ATACACACTATCATGGTGGATAATATTGAGAAAATATTGGAGAGAGGTGACCGCATTGAACTTCTAGTTGACAAGACAGCAACAATGCAAGACAGTTCATTTCACTTCAGGAAGCAATCCAAGCGCCTTCGAAGAGCTCTTTGGATGAAAAATTTCAAACTCTT GGCGTTATTGACGGGCTTGATTGTATTAGTCCTTTACTTAATAATTGCTGCTTGCTGCGGTGGCATCACTCTAGCATCCTGCAGATCCTAA
- the LOC131606834 gene encoding NAC domain-containing protein 90-like, translating to MVDIPPGFRFFPTEEELVSFYLKNKLQGERNAFDRVIPVIDINGVEPWNLPPLAGELCREDKEQWFFFSPGQEREARGGRPNRTTGCGYWKATGSPGYVYSSDNKVIGVKKTMVFYRGKAPSGRKTKWKMNEYRAIQLCNQSNTATPQLRREFSLCRIYVISGSFRSFDRRPLENERNDRFRVNQIDQNSFVVTCTNQNARMDHASSSFEISQLGGFQSVYDLPEVGGGSNSSNWNVNNNGDNGDEAQLQEPLWEWECEHFSWT from the exons ATGGTAGATATCCCACCTGGTTTTCGTTTCTTCCCAACTGAAGAAGAGCTTGTTAGCTTTTACCTAAAGAACAAGCTTCAAGGAGAAAGAAATGCTTTTGATAGGGTTATTCCTGTCATTGACATCAATGGTGTAGAACCATGGAATCTCCCAC CTCTTGCGGGGGAGCTATGCCGCGAAGATAAAGAGCAATGGTTTTTCTTTTCGCCGGGGCAAGAGAGAGAAGCAAGAGGAGGGAGGCCTAATAGAACAACTGGATGTGGTTATTGGAAGGCAACAGGTTCTCCTGGTTATGTTTATTCTTCTGATAATAAAGTGATTGGAGTGAAGAAAACAATGGTGTTCTATAGAGGAAAAGCTCCTAGTGGAAGGAAAACTAAATGGAAGATGAATGAATACAGAGCCATTCAATTGTGTAACCAATCCAATACTGCCACACCTCAG TTAAGGCGAGAATTCAGTTTGTGTCGAATATACGTGATATCAGGAAGTTTTAGATCATTTGACCGGCGTCCATTAGAGAATGAAAGAAATGACCGATTTCGAGTTAACCAGATCGATCAAAATTCATTTGTCGTAACGTGTACTAATCAAAATGCAAGAATGGATCATGCATCAAGTTCATTTGAAATTTCTCAATTAGGAGGATTCCAAAGTGTTTATGATCTTCCAGAGGTTGGAGGGGGTTCAAATAGCAGTAATTGGAATGTAAATAACAATGGTGATAATGGTGATGAGGCTCAACTCCAAGAACCATTATGGGAATGGGAATGTGAACATTTTAGTTGGACTTAA